In the Wyeomyia smithii strain HCP4-BCI-WySm-NY-G18 chromosome 2, ASM2978416v1, whole genome shotgun sequence genome, one interval contains:
- the LOC129726192 gene encoding uncharacterized protein LOC129726192 isoform X2 yields MPRLSDAEDDSIEQSCPLCRFPDNSQMVSCDECRQWYHFSCVGVTEAIADHDWSCQDCLHARFPASVSQAVTQSPEYLSLVNLFARSVASVLPPVPEEQTMSGNEFPISQFFVSPVALASTISAEYSVAANQSFVNSIPQTVPVMTTAPSVPARSNLISQLPMELRLRYLEEEQILERKHLMQRYRLLIDTPTVLHPNSTIPVPRFPCSSEPIIRPCTSSGSQQRPPASLPTAPVFCNPQSQSSPVCYFGNSSRPVGSSAGPQCFPSLVSSRANVPYTRPLDPSLATNVGNESTLLNRSQIAARQAVSKDLPEYNGDPEQWPLFIAAFESTTRLCGYTIEENMMRLQKCLKGKALDAVRCQLLYPRNLESVLATLKMLFGRPEVIVHSLIQKVQLLPAPRADKLCTLVDFAIAVRNMVATLQNCNLEEHLCNISLMQNLVDRLPPMIRLNWATHRQGLRQASLAEFSAWLYTLAEAASTVTIPQGQNVADKSRKTRKEDGFLNAHIESTYQRNTFTGGPSFSGCSVCRGKCDAVENCKQFLVLDHSSRWNALREHKLCRCCLGKHQGPCKSAKVCGKKGCTFKHHRLLHNDAKDKHSFNPTPTESGRREQSSGGSKHDATEYVCNTHRSNFNSVLFQSSLTLLEEGLASELHLKGEKRPLCLRWTADTCRYENSAKRVSLDIAKIGNGNIKHRLTDVYTVKELKLPSQSLSFATLASQHAHLQGIPVESYENIQPRILIGMNNIRVVNPLKCREGAVHEPVAAKTRLGWMVYGMCPTGNKSSSNIAPHSFHMCHHSTENDAELNSMVKAHFALENLGIYKPEKMLLSTEDARSTELMRSVTRFENGRYRTGLLWKFDDIRFPDSRPMALRRHKCLMQRMGRDSSLADTLKAKMGEYIQKGYVRKLSQMELQQSRDRIWYLPIFPVFNPNKPNKVRIVWDAAAAVAGVSLNAVLMKGPDLLTALPIVLYRFRERPIAVSGDIAEMFLRVAMNERDQHCQRIIWCDEEGMPAEYVVTVMTFGAKCSPSCAQFIINENAARFAERLPKAVEVIKNGHYVDDMLVSVDTEEEAIKLAKDIQYIHLQGGFTMRNWISNSTSVMQALGETGKAEKSLSINDETVLEKVLGMWWDTRTDTFRFKLSTERNRNILSASKNPTKRDVLRVLMSVYDPLGLIAHYMIYLKLLFQEIWRNFMG; encoded by the exons ATGCCGCGGCTGTCGGATGCCGAAGATGATAGCATCGAACAAAGCTGCCCGCTCTGTAGGTTTCCAGACAATAGCCAGATGGTCAGCTGTGACGAGTGCCGACAGTGGTACCATTTCTCCTGTGTTGGTGTGACCGAAGCTATTGCCGACCACGACTGGAGCTGCCAGGATTGCCTACATGCCAGATTTCCTGCTTCAGTGTCGCAAGCCGTCACGCAATCACCAGAATATTTGTCTCTCGTTAATTTATTCGCACGATCAGTTGCCTCGGTTTTACCTCCAGTTCCAGAAGAACAAACCATGTCTGGTAATGAGTTCCCTATAAGCCAATTTTTTGTTTCGCCGGTCGCTCTGGCGTCAACAATTAGCGCAGAATATTCCGTAGCGGCCAATCAAAGCTTTGTGAATTCTATTCCGCAAACTGTGCCTGTTATGACAACTGCACCGTCGGTACCAGCGCGATCGAATCTCATTTCTCAATTACCTATGGAACTGAGACTCCGCTACCTCGAAGAGGAACAAATCCTCGAGAGGAAACATCTGATGCAAAGATACCGTCTACTAATAGATACGCCTACAGTGTTACATCCAAACTCGACAATTCCAGTGCCTAGATTCCCTTGTAGCTCAGAGCCGATTATTCGACCTTGCACATCTTCAGGTTCTCAACAACGGCCTCCGGCCAGTTTACCAACCGCCCCAGTGTTTTGTAACCCGCAGTCCCAATCTTCGCCGGTGTGTTACTTTGGAAATTCAAGCAGGCCGGTTGGATCCAGTGCTGGCCCACAGTGTTTTCCTTCGCTAGTGTCGTCTCGTGCAAACGTTCCATACACGCGTCCGCTTGACCCGTCGCTTGCTACTAATGTTGGGAATGAATCCACTTTACTTAATAGAAGCCAGATAGCTGCTCGTCAAGCCGTCTCAAAGGACCTCCCGGAATATAACGGTGACCCAGAACAGTGGCCGTTATTTATTGCTGCTTTCGAAAGTACGACGCGTCTTTGTGGCTACACGATAGAAGAAAATATGATGCGGCTGCAAAAATGCCTCAAGGGCAAGGCATTGGACGCAGTCAGATGTCAGTTGTTGTATCCGAGAAATCTTGAAAGTGTGTTAGCGACGCTAAAAATGCTTTTCGGTCGACCAGAGGTTATAGTTCATTCTCTTATCCAGAAGGTCCAGTTATTGCCTGCACCGAGAGCAGATAAACTCTGTACTTTAGTTGACTTCGCAATTGCCGTTAGGAATATGGTAGCAACACTTCAGAATTGCAACCTGGAAGAACACCTTTGTAACATTTCTCTCATGCAAAATCTCGTAGACCGATTACCACCCATGATTCGGCTTAACTGGGCAACACATCGCCAAGGTTTACGCCAAGCTTCCCTTGCCGAATTTAGTGCATGGCTCTACACGCTTGCTGAGGCAGCAAGTACGGTAACTATTCCACAAGGTCAAAATGTTGCAGACAAATCTAGAAAGACGCGAAAGGAAGACGGTTTTTTGAACGCACACATTGAGTCGACTTACCAGCGAAATACATTTACGGGAGGTCCCAGTTTCAGTGGATGTTCCGTTTGTCGAGGAAAATGCGATGCGGTGGAAAATTGCAAGCAGTTTCTGGTACTCGATCATTCATCTCGATGGAATGCGCTCCGCGAACATAAGTTGTGCCGCTGCTGCCTTGGTAAGCACCAGGGCCCGTGTAAATCCGCTAAAGTATGCGGTAAAAAAGGATGTACGTTTAAGCATCATCGGTTGCTGCACAACGATGCAAAGGATAAGCACTCCTTCAATCCCACTCCCACTGAATCGGGTCGGAGGGAGCAATCTAGTGGTGGTAGTAAGCATGACGCCACCGAGTATGTTTGCAACACTCACAGAAGCAACTTTAATTCGGTCCTGTTTCA ATCATCGTTGACGCTACTAGAGGAAGGACTGGCTTCAGAGTTGCATCTGAAGGGAGAAAAGCGTCCGCTTTGCTTACGTTGGACCGCAGACACCTGCCGTTATGAAAATTCGGCCAAGAGAGTCTCGCTCGATATTGCGAAAATAGGAAACGGTAACATAAAGCATCGACTGACTGATGTTTACACCGTGAAGGAGTTGAAGCTTCCTTCCCAGTCTCTATCGTTTGCAACGTTAGCCTCGCAGCATGCACATCTGCAAGGAATACCTGTTGAATCGTATGAAAACATTCAACCACGTATCCTTATCGGCATGAACAATATACGCGTTGTGAATCCATTGAAATGTCGTGAAGGTGCAGTACACGAGCCTGTAGCAGCCAAGACGCGATTAGGATGGATGGTATACGGAATGTGCCCCACGGGAAataaatcgtcttcaaacattgCACCACACAGTTTTCATATGTGTCATCATTCAACCGAAAATGATGCCGAATTAAATTCTATGGTTAAGGCTCATTTCGCTCTTGAAAATTTGGGAATTTACAAACCAGAAAAGATGTTACTGTCTACAGAAGATGCACGTTCAACCGAGCTTATGCGATCAGTGACAAGATTCGAGAATGGAAGGTATCGAACAGGGCTACTGTGGAAATTCGACGATATTCGATTTCCTGACAGCAGACCGATGGCACTACGCCGCCATAAATGTTTGATGCAGAGGATGGGACGCGATTCAAGCTTAGCTGACACACTCAAAGCAAAAATGGgcgaatatattcaaaaaggctACGTTCGCAAGCTTTCACAAATGGAACTGCAACAGTCTAGGGATCGCATATGGTACTTGCCAATTTTTCCCGTGTTCAATCCGAACAAGCCGAATAAGGTCAGGATCGTCTGGGATGCGGCGGCAGCTGTGGCAGGAGTCTCACTCAATGCCGTCCTCATGAAAGGGCCCGATCTTCTAACAGCATTACCGATTGTATTGTACAGATTTCGGGAGCGACCGATTGCAGTGTCTGGAGATATCGCTGAGATGTTTTTACGTGTAGCGATGAATGAACGAGATCAACACTGCCAGCGAATTATCTGGTGCGATGAGGAGGGTATGCCTGCCGAATACGTGGTAACGGTAATGACGTTTGGCGCCAAATGCTCACCGAGCTGCGCCCAATTTATAATCAACGAGAATGCGGCACGTTTTGCAGAACGCCTTCCCAAAGCAGTTGAAGTCATCAAGAACGGTCATTACGTTGACGATATGTTAGTCAGCGTCGACACAGAAGAAGAGGCAATAAAGCTAGCGAAGGATATCCAGTACATCCACCTACAGGGCGGCTTCACAATGAGAAACTGGATCTCAAATTCAACATCCGTCATGCAAGCACTGGGTGAAACTGGAAAGGCCGAGAAAAGCCTGAGTATAAACGATGAAACGGTACTTGAAAAAGTCCTCGGAATGTGGTGGGACACTAGGACGGATACATTTCGCTTCAAGCTCTCCACTGAGCGTAATCGAAACATTTTGTCTGCTAGCAAAAACCCCACCAAACGCGATGTACTGCGCGTGCTAATGTCAGTCTACGACCCCCTCGGGCTGATAGCACACTACATGATTTATCTGAAACTGCTGTTCCAGGAAATATGGAGGAACTTTATGGGATGA
- the LOC129726192 gene encoding uncharacterized protein LOC129726192 isoform X1, whose translation MPRLSDAEDDSIEQSCPLCRFPDNSQMVSCDECRQWYHFSCVGVTEAIADHDWSCQDCLHARFPASVSQAVTQSPEYLSLVNLFARSVASVLPPVPEEQTMSGNEFPISQFFVSPVALASTISAEYSVAANQSFVNSIPQTVPVMTTAPSVPARSNLISQLPMELRLRYLEEEQILERKHLMQRYRLLIDTPTVLHPNSTIPVPRFPCSSEPIIRPCTSSGSQQRPPASLPTAPVFCNPQSQSSPVCYFGNSSRPVGSSAGPQCFPSLVSSRANVPYTRPLDPSLATNVGNESTLLNRSQIAARQAVSKDLPEYNGDPEQWPLFIAAFESTTRLCGYTIEENMMRLQKCLKGKALDAVRCQLLYPRNLESVLATLKMLFGRPEVIVHSLIQKVQLLPAPRADKLCTLVDFAIAVRNMVATLQNCNLEEHLCNISLMQNLVDRLPPMIRLNWATHRQGLRQASLAEFSAWLYTLAEAASTVTIPQGQNVADKSRKTRKEDGFLNAHIESTYQRNTFTGGPSFSGCSVCRGKCDAVENCKQFLVLDHSSRWNALREHKLCRCCLGKHQGPCKSAKVCGKKGCTFKHHRLLHNDAKDKHSFNPTPTESGRREQSSGGSKHDATEYVCNTHRSNFNSVLFQYVPVTLYNKDMHIDKFAFLDCRSSLTLLEEGLASELHLKGEKRPLCLRWTADTCRYENSAKRVSLDIAKIGNGNIKHRLTDVYTVKELKLPSQSLSFATLASQHAHLQGIPVESYENIQPRILIGMNNIRVVNPLKCREGAVHEPVAAKTRLGWMVYGMCPTGNKSSSNIAPHSFHMCHHSTENDAELNSMVKAHFALENLGIYKPEKMLLSTEDARSTELMRSVTRFENGRYRTGLLWKFDDIRFPDSRPMALRRHKCLMQRMGRDSSLADTLKAKMGEYIQKGYVRKLSQMELQQSRDRIWYLPIFPVFNPNKPNKVRIVWDAAAAVAGVSLNAVLMKGPDLLTALPIVLYRFRERPIAVSGDIAEMFLRVAMNERDQHCQRIIWCDEEGMPAEYVVTVMTFGAKCSPSCAQFIINENAARFAERLPKAVEVIKNGHYVDDMLVSVDTEEEAIKLAKDIQYIHLQGGFTMRNWISNSTSVMQALGETGKAEKSLSINDETVLEKVLGMWWDTRTDTFRFKLSTERNRNILSASKNPTKRDVLRVLMSVYDPLGLIAHYMIYLKLLFQEIWRNFMG comes from the coding sequence ATGCCGCGGCTGTCGGATGCCGAAGATGATAGCATCGAACAAAGCTGCCCGCTCTGTAGGTTTCCAGACAATAGCCAGATGGTCAGCTGTGACGAGTGCCGACAGTGGTACCATTTCTCCTGTGTTGGTGTGACCGAAGCTATTGCCGACCACGACTGGAGCTGCCAGGATTGCCTACATGCCAGATTTCCTGCTTCAGTGTCGCAAGCCGTCACGCAATCACCAGAATATTTGTCTCTCGTTAATTTATTCGCACGATCAGTTGCCTCGGTTTTACCTCCAGTTCCAGAAGAACAAACCATGTCTGGTAATGAGTTCCCTATAAGCCAATTTTTTGTTTCGCCGGTCGCTCTGGCGTCAACAATTAGCGCAGAATATTCCGTAGCGGCCAATCAAAGCTTTGTGAATTCTATTCCGCAAACTGTGCCTGTTATGACAACTGCACCGTCGGTACCAGCGCGATCGAATCTCATTTCTCAATTACCTATGGAACTGAGACTCCGCTACCTCGAAGAGGAACAAATCCTCGAGAGGAAACATCTGATGCAAAGATACCGTCTACTAATAGATACGCCTACAGTGTTACATCCAAACTCGACAATTCCAGTGCCTAGATTCCCTTGTAGCTCAGAGCCGATTATTCGACCTTGCACATCTTCAGGTTCTCAACAACGGCCTCCGGCCAGTTTACCAACCGCCCCAGTGTTTTGTAACCCGCAGTCCCAATCTTCGCCGGTGTGTTACTTTGGAAATTCAAGCAGGCCGGTTGGATCCAGTGCTGGCCCACAGTGTTTTCCTTCGCTAGTGTCGTCTCGTGCAAACGTTCCATACACGCGTCCGCTTGACCCGTCGCTTGCTACTAATGTTGGGAATGAATCCACTTTACTTAATAGAAGCCAGATAGCTGCTCGTCAAGCCGTCTCAAAGGACCTCCCGGAATATAACGGTGACCCAGAACAGTGGCCGTTATTTATTGCTGCTTTCGAAAGTACGACGCGTCTTTGTGGCTACACGATAGAAGAAAATATGATGCGGCTGCAAAAATGCCTCAAGGGCAAGGCATTGGACGCAGTCAGATGTCAGTTGTTGTATCCGAGAAATCTTGAAAGTGTGTTAGCGACGCTAAAAATGCTTTTCGGTCGACCAGAGGTTATAGTTCATTCTCTTATCCAGAAGGTCCAGTTATTGCCTGCACCGAGAGCAGATAAACTCTGTACTTTAGTTGACTTCGCAATTGCCGTTAGGAATATGGTAGCAACACTTCAGAATTGCAACCTGGAAGAACACCTTTGTAACATTTCTCTCATGCAAAATCTCGTAGACCGATTACCACCCATGATTCGGCTTAACTGGGCAACACATCGCCAAGGTTTACGCCAAGCTTCCCTTGCCGAATTTAGTGCATGGCTCTACACGCTTGCTGAGGCAGCAAGTACGGTAACTATTCCACAAGGTCAAAATGTTGCAGACAAATCTAGAAAGACGCGAAAGGAAGACGGTTTTTTGAACGCACACATTGAGTCGACTTACCAGCGAAATACATTTACGGGAGGTCCCAGTTTCAGTGGATGTTCCGTTTGTCGAGGAAAATGCGATGCGGTGGAAAATTGCAAGCAGTTTCTGGTACTCGATCATTCATCTCGATGGAATGCGCTCCGCGAACATAAGTTGTGCCGCTGCTGCCTTGGTAAGCACCAGGGCCCGTGTAAATCCGCTAAAGTATGCGGTAAAAAAGGATGTACGTTTAAGCATCATCGGTTGCTGCACAACGATGCAAAGGATAAGCACTCCTTCAATCCCACTCCCACTGAATCGGGTCGGAGGGAGCAATCTAGTGGTGGTAGTAAGCATGACGCCACCGAGTATGTTTGCAACACTCACAGAAGCAACTTTAATTCGGTCCTGTTTCAGTACGTTCCGGTGACGCTTTATAATAAAGACATGCATATTGATAAGTTCGCCTTTCTCGATTGTAGATCATCGTTGACGCTACTAGAGGAAGGACTGGCTTCAGAGTTGCATCTGAAGGGAGAAAAGCGTCCGCTTTGCTTACGTTGGACCGCAGACACCTGCCGTTATGAAAATTCGGCCAAGAGAGTCTCGCTCGATATTGCGAAAATAGGAAACGGTAACATAAAGCATCGACTGACTGATGTTTACACCGTGAAGGAGTTGAAGCTTCCTTCCCAGTCTCTATCGTTTGCAACGTTAGCCTCGCAGCATGCACATCTGCAAGGAATACCTGTTGAATCGTATGAAAACATTCAACCACGTATCCTTATCGGCATGAACAATATACGCGTTGTGAATCCATTGAAATGTCGTGAAGGTGCAGTACACGAGCCTGTAGCAGCCAAGACGCGATTAGGATGGATGGTATACGGAATGTGCCCCACGGGAAataaatcgtcttcaaacattgCACCACACAGTTTTCATATGTGTCATCATTCAACCGAAAATGATGCCGAATTAAATTCTATGGTTAAGGCTCATTTCGCTCTTGAAAATTTGGGAATTTACAAACCAGAAAAGATGTTACTGTCTACAGAAGATGCACGTTCAACCGAGCTTATGCGATCAGTGACAAGATTCGAGAATGGAAGGTATCGAACAGGGCTACTGTGGAAATTCGACGATATTCGATTTCCTGACAGCAGACCGATGGCACTACGCCGCCATAAATGTTTGATGCAGAGGATGGGACGCGATTCAAGCTTAGCTGACACACTCAAAGCAAAAATGGgcgaatatattcaaaaaggctACGTTCGCAAGCTTTCACAAATGGAACTGCAACAGTCTAGGGATCGCATATGGTACTTGCCAATTTTTCCCGTGTTCAATCCGAACAAGCCGAATAAGGTCAGGATCGTCTGGGATGCGGCGGCAGCTGTGGCAGGAGTCTCACTCAATGCCGTCCTCATGAAAGGGCCCGATCTTCTAACAGCATTACCGATTGTATTGTACAGATTTCGGGAGCGACCGATTGCAGTGTCTGGAGATATCGCTGAGATGTTTTTACGTGTAGCGATGAATGAACGAGATCAACACTGCCAGCGAATTATCTGGTGCGATGAGGAGGGTATGCCTGCCGAATACGTGGTAACGGTAATGACGTTTGGCGCCAAATGCTCACCGAGCTGCGCCCAATTTATAATCAACGAGAATGCGGCACGTTTTGCAGAACGCCTTCCCAAAGCAGTTGAAGTCATCAAGAACGGTCATTACGTTGACGATATGTTAGTCAGCGTCGACACAGAAGAAGAGGCAATAAAGCTAGCGAAGGATATCCAGTACATCCACCTACAGGGCGGCTTCACAATGAGAAACTGGATCTCAAATTCAACATCCGTCATGCAAGCACTGGGTGAAACTGGAAAGGCCGAGAAAAGCCTGAGTATAAACGATGAAACGGTACTTGAAAAAGTCCTCGGAATGTGGTGGGACACTAGGACGGATACATTTCGCTTCAAGCTCTCCACTGAGCGTAATCGAAACATTTTGTCTGCTAGCAAAAACCCCACCAAACGCGATGTACTGCGCGTGCTAATGTCAGTCTACGACCCCCTCGGGCTGATAGCACACTACATGATTTATCTGAAACTGCTGTTCCAGGAAATATGGAGGAACTTTATGGGATGA
- the LOC129726192 gene encoding uncharacterized protein LOC129726192 isoform X3, producing the protein MPRLSDAEDDSIEQSCPLCRFPDNSQMVSCDECRQWYHFSCVGVTEAIADHDWSCQDCLHARFPASVSQAVTQSPEYLSLVNLFARSVASVLPPVPEEQTMSVPRFPCSSEPIIRPCTSSGSQQRPPASLPTAPVFCNPQSQSSPVCYFGNSSRPVGSSAGPQCFPSLVSSRANVPYTRPLDPSLATNVGNESTLLNRSQIAARQAVSKDLPEYNGDPEQWPLFIAAFESTTRLCGYTIEENMMRLQKCLKGKALDAVRCQLLYPRNLESVLATLKMLFGRPEVIVHSLIQKVQLLPAPRADKLCTLVDFAIAVRNMVATLQNCNLEEHLCNISLMQNLVDRLPPMIRLNWATHRQGLRQASLAEFSAWLYTLAEAASTVTIPQGQNVADKSRKTRKEDGFLNAHIESTYQRNTFTGGPSFSGCSVCRGKCDAVENCKQFLVLDHSSRWNALREHKLCRCCLGKHQGPCKSAKVCGKKGCTFKHHRLLHNDAKDKHSFNPTPTESGRREQSSGGSKHDATEYVCNTHRSNFNSVLFQYVPVTLYNKDMHIDKFAFLDCRSSLTLLEEGLASELHLKGEKRPLCLRWTADTCRYENSAKRVSLDIAKIGNGNIKHRLTDVYTVKELKLPSQSLSFATLASQHAHLQGIPVESYENIQPRILIGMNNIRVVNPLKCREGAVHEPVAAKTRLGWMVYGMCPTGNKSSSNIAPHSFHMCHHSTENDAELNSMVKAHFALENLGIYKPEKMLLSTEDARSTELMRSVTRFENGRYRTGLLWKFDDIRFPDSRPMALRRHKCLMQRMGRDSSLADTLKAKMGEYIQKGYVRKLSQMELQQSRDRIWYLPIFPVFNPNKPNKVRIVWDAAAAVAGVSLNAVLMKGPDLLTALPIVLYRFRERPIAVSGDIAEMFLRVAMNERDQHCQRIIWCDEEGMPAEYVVTVMTFGAKCSPSCAQFIINENAARFAERLPKAVEVIKNGHYVDDMLVSVDTEEEAIKLAKDIQYIHLQGGFTMRNWISNSTSVMQALGETGKAEKSLSINDETVLEKVLGMWWDTRTDTFRFKLSTERNRNILSASKNPTKRDVLRVLMSVYDPLGLIAHYMIYLKLLFQEIWRNFMG; encoded by the exons ATGCCGCGGCTGTCGGATGCCGAAGATGATAGCATCGAACAAAGCTGCCCGCTCTGTAGGTTTCCAGACAATAGCCAGATGGTCAGCTGTGACGAGTGCCGACAGTGGTACCATTTCTCCTGTGTTGGTGTGACCGAAGCTATTGCCGACCACGACTGGAGCTGCCAGGATTGCCTACATGCCAGATTTCCTGCTTCAGTGTCGCAAGCCGTCACGCAATCACCAGAATATTTGTCTCTCGTTAATTTATTCGCACGATCAGTTGCCTCGGTTTTACCTCCAGTTCCAGAAGAACAAACCATGTCTG TGCCTAGATTCCCTTGTAGCTCAGAGCCGATTATTCGACCTTGCACATCTTCAGGTTCTCAACAACGGCCTCCGGCCAGTTTACCAACCGCCCCAGTGTTTTGTAACCCGCAGTCCCAATCTTCGCCGGTGTGTTACTTTGGAAATTCAAGCAGGCCGGTTGGATCCAGTGCTGGCCCACAGTGTTTTCCTTCGCTAGTGTCGTCTCGTGCAAACGTTCCATACACGCGTCCGCTTGACCCGTCGCTTGCTACTAATGTTGGGAATGAATCCACTTTACTTAATAGAAGCCAGATAGCTGCTCGTCAAGCCGTCTCAAAGGACCTCCCGGAATATAACGGTGACCCAGAACAGTGGCCGTTATTTATTGCTGCTTTCGAAAGTACGACGCGTCTTTGTGGCTACACGATAGAAGAAAATATGATGCGGCTGCAAAAATGCCTCAAGGGCAAGGCATTGGACGCAGTCAGATGTCAGTTGTTGTATCCGAGAAATCTTGAAAGTGTGTTAGCGACGCTAAAAATGCTTTTCGGTCGACCAGAGGTTATAGTTCATTCTCTTATCCAGAAGGTCCAGTTATTGCCTGCACCGAGAGCAGATAAACTCTGTACTTTAGTTGACTTCGCAATTGCCGTTAGGAATATGGTAGCAACACTTCAGAATTGCAACCTGGAAGAACACCTTTGTAACATTTCTCTCATGCAAAATCTCGTAGACCGATTACCACCCATGATTCGGCTTAACTGGGCAACACATCGCCAAGGTTTACGCCAAGCTTCCCTTGCCGAATTTAGTGCATGGCTCTACACGCTTGCTGAGGCAGCAAGTACGGTAACTATTCCACAAGGTCAAAATGTTGCAGACAAATCTAGAAAGACGCGAAAGGAAGACGGTTTTTTGAACGCACACATTGAGTCGACTTACCAGCGAAATACATTTACGGGAGGTCCCAGTTTCAGTGGATGTTCCGTTTGTCGAGGAAAATGCGATGCGGTGGAAAATTGCAAGCAGTTTCTGGTACTCGATCATTCATCTCGATGGAATGCGCTCCGCGAACATAAGTTGTGCCGCTGCTGCCTTGGTAAGCACCAGGGCCCGTGTAAATCCGCTAAAGTATGCGGTAAAAAAGGATGTACGTTTAAGCATCATCGGTTGCTGCACAACGATGCAAAGGATAAGCACTCCTTCAATCCCACTCCCACTGAATCGGGTCGGAGGGAGCAATCTAGTGGTGGTAGTAAGCATGACGCCACCGAGTATGTTTGCAACACTCACAGAAGCAACTTTAATTCGGTCCTGTTTCAGTACGTTCCGGTGACGCTTTATAATAAAGACATGCATATTGATAAGTTCGCCTTTCTCGATTGTAGATCATCGTTGACGCTACTAGAGGAAGGACTGGCTTCAGAGTTGCATCTGAAGGGAGAAAAGCGTCCGCTTTGCTTACGTTGGACCGCAGACACCTGCCGTTATGAAAATTCGGCCAAGAGAGTCTCGCTCGATATTGCGAAAATAGGAAACGGTAACATAAAGCATCGACTGACTGATGTTTACACCGTGAAGGAGTTGAAGCTTCCTTCCCAGTCTCTATCGTTTGCAACGTTAGCCTCGCAGCATGCACATCTGCAAGGAATACCTGTTGAATCGTATGAAAACATTCAACCACGTATCCTTATCGGCATGAACAATATACGCGTTGTGAATCCATTGAAATGTCGTGAAGGTGCAGTACACGAGCCTGTAGCAGCCAAGACGCGATTAGGATGGATGGTATACGGAATGTGCCCCACGGGAAataaatcgtcttcaaacattgCACCACACAGTTTTCATATGTGTCATCATTCAACCGAAAATGATGCCGAATTAAATTCTATGGTTAAGGCTCATTTCGCTCTTGAAAATTTGGGAATTTACAAACCAGAAAAGATGTTACTGTCTACAGAAGATGCACGTTCAACCGAGCTTATGCGATCAGTGACAAGATTCGAGAATGGAAGGTATCGAACAGGGCTACTGTGGAAATTCGACGATATTCGATTTCCTGACAGCAGACCGATGGCACTACGCCGCCATAAATGTTTGATGCAGAGGATGGGACGCGATTCAAGCTTAGCTGACACACTCAAAGCAAAAATGGgcgaatatattcaaaaaggctACGTTCGCAAGCTTTCACAAATGGAACTGCAACAGTCTAGGGATCGCATATGGTACTTGCCAATTTTTCCCGTGTTCAATCCGAACAAGCCGAATAAGGTCAGGATCGTCTGGGATGCGGCGGCAGCTGTGGCAGGAGTCTCACTCAATGCCGTCCTCATGAAAGGGCCCGATCTTCTAACAGCATTACCGATTGTATTGTACAGATTTCGGGAGCGACCGATTGCAGTGTCTGGAGATATCGCTGAGATGTTTTTACGTGTAGCGATGAATGAACGAGATCAACACTGCCAGCGAATTATCTGGTGCGATGAGGAGGGTATGCCTGCCGAATACGTGGTAACGGTAATGACGTTTGGCGCCAAATGCTCACCGAGCTGCGCCCAATTTATAATCAACGAGAATGCGGCACGTTTTGCAGAACGCCTTCCCAAAGCAGTTGAAGTCATCAAGAACGGTCATTACGTTGACGATATGTTAGTCAGCGTCGACACAGAAGAAGAGGCAATAAAGCTAGCGAAGGATATCCAGTACATCCACCTACAGGGCGGCTTCACAATGAGAAACTGGATCTCAAATTCAACATCCGTCATGCAAGCACTGGGTGAAACTGGAAAGGCCGAGAAAAGCCTGAGTATAAACGATGAAACGGTACTTGAAAAAGTCCTCGGAATGTGGTGGGACACTAGGACGGATACATTTCGCTTCAAGCTCTCCACTGAGCGTAATCGAAACATTTTGTCTGCTAGCAAAAACCCCACCAAACGCGATGTACTGCGCGTGCTAATGTCAGTCTACGACCCCCTCGGGCTGATAGCACACTACATGATTTATCTGAAACTGCTGTTCCAGGAAATATGGAGGAACTTTATGGGATGA